A genomic window from Alkalihalobacillus sp. AL-G includes:
- a CDS encoding IucA/IucC family C-terminal-domain containing protein, translating into MQYVPLTPKHEAFLAEHCRLSLEKSSGDFSVTSVDLLQEHTVESYITEMTQLIQSPNKLVTASQISKKYAFLMVTPFFASFSLFNLNLNVQSDNCIIVPKKSDGNLLPELSLKSLEAKPFETDRRTEMEAGLEQLFRNHISLVWDNLAKVCNSPLPVLWENTATYIYWLYETALLQHADDPLKEGIKKDFKYILEAPGECFGLNHNPFKKYYFEKQQLLKSDPEIRIRKTCCLYYEISPDRTFCNNCPRCLSGYVPQPKKID; encoded by the coding sequence ATGCAGTACGTGCCGCTCACGCCTAAGCACGAGGCGTTTCTAGCAGAACATTGCCGTTTATCTCTTGAAAAGTCTTCGGGTGATTTTTCCGTTACATCAGTGGACTTACTTCAGGAACATACAGTAGAATCGTACATTACAGAGATGACACAACTCATACAATCTCCTAATAAACTAGTTACCGCTTCACAGATTTCGAAAAAATATGCATTTTTGATGGTCACACCGTTCTTTGCCAGCTTCAGCCTATTTAATCTTAATTTAAATGTACAGTCGGATAATTGCATCATTGTTCCGAAAAAAAGCGATGGGAATTTATTGCCGGAATTATCTTTAAAATCATTAGAGGCGAAACCTTTTGAAACTGACCGAAGAACAGAAATGGAAGCAGGGCTTGAACAGTTATTTCGCAACCACATTTCATTGGTCTGGGATAATTTAGCGAAGGTATGTAATTCTCCGTTACCTGTTCTATGGGAAAATACCGCTACATATATTTACTGGCTGTATGAGACAGCCTTGTTACAGCACGCAGATGATCCTTTAAAGGAAGGCATTAAAAAGGATTTTAAATATATTCTTGAAGCACCGGGAGAATGCTTCGGGCTGAATCATAATCCGTTTAAAAAGTATTACTTCGAGAAACAGCAGCTTTTAAAAAGTGATCCTGAAATTCGGATACGTAAAACATGTTGTCTCTACTACGAAATAAGCCCGGATCGTACGTTTTGTAATAACTGCCCAAGATGTTTATCAGGCTATGTACCACAACCGAAGAAAATTGATTAA
- a CDS encoding ABC transporter ATP-binding protein: MFSLETKNITLAYNETNIIENLNFQIPKGKITVLIGSNGSGKSTLLKAMARLLKPKEGHVIINGKDIHSSSTKKVARQLAILPQSPVTPEGLTVLQLVKQGRYPYQNWLQQWSKQDEDAVQSALEATRLVEFVDRPVESLSGGQRQRAWIAMALAQNTDTILLDEPTTYLDLAHQIEVLDLLYDLNQTEQRTIVMVLHDLNLACRYADHIVAVHNKGIYDQGAPEQIITPNMVKDVFGLEAQVSCDPMFGTPLCIPCGKGRRVNNAVRAAHA; this comes from the coding sequence ATGTTTTCTCTTGAAACTAAAAATATAACGCTTGCTTATAATGAAACGAATATCATTGAGAATTTAAATTTTCAAATACCTAAGGGCAAAATCACTGTATTGATTGGAAGTAATGGATCAGGTAAATCTACCTTATTGAAAGCAATGGCCCGGTTATTAAAGCCAAAGGAAGGTCATGTCATCATTAATGGGAAAGACATTCATTCGTCTTCTACCAAAAAGGTCGCAAGGCAGCTTGCCATTTTACCTCAATCTCCTGTTACACCAGAAGGATTAACTGTTCTTCAACTTGTAAAACAGGGGAGGTACCCTTATCAAAATTGGCTTCAGCAGTGGTCGAAGCAGGATGAAGATGCCGTTCAATCTGCATTGGAAGCAACACGTCTTGTGGAGTTTGTTGATCGTCCAGTCGAATCCCTTTCAGGGGGGCAAAGGCAGAGGGCGTGGATTGCGATGGCTCTTGCACAAAATACAGATACGATTTTACTCGATGAACCAACGACCTATCTTGATCTTGCTCATCAAATTGAAGTACTTGATTTACTGTATGATTTGAATCAAACGGAACAACGGACTATCGTGATGGTTCTTCATGATCTGAATCTCGCATGCCGTTATGCAGATCATATTGTGGCGGTTCATAATAAAGGAATCTATGATCAGGGAGCACCAGAACAAATTATTACTCCAAACATGGTAAAGGATGTATTTGGACTTGAAGCTCAAGTTTCCTGTGATCCGATGTTTGGGACGCCGCTCTGTATTCCTTGTGGAAAGGGTCGTAGAGTAAACAATGCAGTACGTGCCGCTCACGCCTAA